A stretch of Actinomycetota bacterium DNA encodes these proteins:
- a CDS encoding TetR/AcrR family transcriptional regulator, which translates to MDVKRRKAEQSEATRAALISAARGLFAEHGFADTATEEIVQHAGVTRGALYHHFKDKTALFRAVVEQIEGEVTAKTGEAAMGAGGIWEGIVAATDAFLDECLDPAIRRIILIDAPSALGLATWREIERTYGLALIQMALEAAMGDGLIARQPVEPLAHIVAGAINEAALTIGAADDPVRARKEVGAALIGLLEGLRTR; encoded by the coding sequence ATGGATGTCAAGAGACGCAAGGCCGAGCAGTCGGAAGCCACCCGCGCCGCGTTGATCTCTGCGGCCCGCGGGCTCTTCGCCGAGCACGGGTTCGCCGACACCGCTACCGAAGAGATCGTCCAACACGCGGGCGTGACCCGCGGCGCGCTCTACCACCACTTCAAGGACAAGACCGCGCTGTTCCGCGCCGTCGTCGAGCAGATCGAGGGCGAGGTGACCGCGAAGACCGGCGAGGCCGCGATGGGGGCCGGCGGCATCTGGGAGGGGATCGTCGCCGCGACCGACGCGTTCCTCGACGAGTGCCTCGACCCGGCGATCCGCCGGATCATCCTGATCGACGCTCCCTCCGCGCTCGGGCTCGCGACCTGGCGCGAGATCGAGCGCACCTACGGGCTGGCGCTGATCCAGATGGCGCTCGAGGCCGCGATGGGCGACGGGTTGATCGCGCGCCAGCCGGTCGAGCCGCTCGCCCACATCGTCGCCGGCGCGATCAACGAGGCCGCGCTGACGATCGGAGCGGCGGACGATCCGGTGCGGGCGC
- a CDS encoding PaaI family thioesterase, translated as MTQSGADIMREFLKASPFVGHLGMKLVSLEPDSAELLLPFSEPLITIGDTVHGGAISSLIDTAAMAASWSTEKPPENLRGTTVSLSISFTKAARSTDLTARARVVRRGRNLCACDVDVTDAAGELVAKGLVTYKLG; from the coding sequence ATGACCCAATCCGGTGCGGACATCATGCGCGAGTTCCTGAAGGCCTCTCCTTTCGTGGGGCACCTCGGGATGAAGCTGGTCTCGCTCGAGCCCGATTCCGCGGAGCTGCTCCTCCCCTTCTCCGAGCCGCTCATCACGATCGGAGACACCGTCCACGGCGGGGCGATCTCCTCGCTGATCGACACCGCGGCGATGGCCGCGTCGTGGTCGACGGAGAAGCCGCCGGAGAATCTGCGCGGCACCACGGTGTCGCTCAGCATCTCGTTCACGAAGGCGGCGCGCTCCACGGATCTGACCGCACGCGCGCGCGTCGTGCGCCGCGGCCGCAACCTCTGCGCCTGCGACGTGGACGTGACCGACGCCGCCGGCGAGCTCGTGGCGAAAGGGCTCGTCACCTACA